The Gouania willdenowi chromosome 7, fGouWil2.1, whole genome shotgun sequence genome includes a window with the following:
- the LOC114466710 gene encoding IQ motif and SEC7 domain-containing protein 1-like isoform X11, which yields MLERKYGGRFITRHAARTIQTAFRQYQMNKNFERLRSSMSENRMSRRIVLSNMRMQLSFEGPEKVHSSYFEGRQVSMTEDGTPISIVQSERGDLEAHPQANMATHSAPQADLTDAITELEDAFSRQVKSLAESIDDALNCRSLQGDEGPDPESIDCSELEGEIPYKVKSHRRAAGRRHDETMASYSDVTLFIDEEDMGPSIALSRSGEHPSSTESDLRLRSVNSSQEYWPIDPKDEGRDTDTSCRSTPSLECQEQRIRMDHLPLLTIEPPSDSSAELSDRSDRGSVKRPPAYEPHGRVVTSSQASPKHISHGPPPRAPPRDDDAPLRHRHRQLESHLVINGSANRQSKSESDFSDGDNDSINSTSNSNDTINCSSESSSRDSLREQTLSKQTYHKETRNSWDSPIFSNDVIRKRHYRIGLNLFNKKPEKGIQYLTERGFIPDTPVGVAHFLLQRKGLSRQMIGEFLGNRQKQFNRDVLDCVVDEMDFQSMELDEALRKFQNHIRVQGEAQKVERLIEAFSQRYCICNPTVVRQFRNPDTIFILAFAIILLNTDMYSPNVKPERKMKLEDFIKNLRGVDDGEDIPRETLVGIYERIRKRELKTNEDHVSQVQKVEKLIVGKKPIGSLHHGLGCVLSLPHRRLVCYCRLFEVPDPNKLQKLGLHQREIFLFNDLLVVTKIFQKKKNSVTYSFRQSFSLYGMQVMLFENQYYPNGIRLTSAIPGADIKVLINFNAPNPQDRKKFTDDLRESIAEVQEMEKYRIESELEKQKGVVRPSMSQSSGLKKEAGNGNLNRASLDDSYAMGEGLKRSALSSSLRDLSEAGKRGRRSSAGSLDSNMEGSIISSPHSRRRASSPREGAPRSHPHPPAIPNSASTSILGSIFGSKRGKPSSQSHAPFPPPGHPTLISHKPHPTNLHHTAQAQLHGHHSQYCPVPQNPPPYHHHHHYHPPPHTHHHQHPAYSAHAHQHAHTQHGHYSQHSHHAPHSQHAPHHHSQQSGSAAPGGPKPKHSGISTVV from the exons ATGTTGGAGCGTAAATATGGTGGTCGATTCATAACCCGACATGCAGCTCGCACCATCCAGACTGCCTTCCGTCAGTATCAGATGAACAAGAACTTTGAACGCCTCAGGAGCTCCATGTCAGAGAACCGCATGTCCAGGCGCATCGTGCTCTCCAATATGAGGATGCAGCTCTCGTTCGAGGGTCCTGAAAAAGTGCACAGCTCGTACTTTGAAGGCAGGCAGGTCTCCATGACAGAGGATGGCACTCCCATCTCCATAGTGCAGTCTGAGCGTGGAGATCTGGAGGCGCATCCTCAGGCTAACATGGCCACTCACTCGGCGCCGCAGGCTGACCTGACAGATGCCATTACGGAGCTGGAGGATGCTTTTTCACGGCAGGTTAAATCTCTTGCCGAGTCAATAGATGATGCACTGAACTGTCGCAGTCTTCAGGGGGACGAGGGTCCTGACCCGGAGTCCATTGACTGCTCGGAGTTGGAGGGAGAGATTCCGTATAAGGTGAAATCTCACCGTAGAGCAGCTGGGCGAAGGCATGACGAAACGATGGCGTCCTATAGTGATGTTACGCTTTTCATCGATGAGGAGGACATGGGTCCTTCGATTGCTCTGTCCAGGTCAGGAGAGCATCCCTCCAGCACAGAATCAGACTTGCGGCTGCGGTCGGTCAACTCTTCCCAGGAGTACTGGCCCATTGACCCCAAAGATGAGGGTCGAGACACGGACACGAGCTGTCGCAGCACTCCCTCTCTGGAGTGCCAAGAGCAGCGGATTAGAATGGACCACCTTCCTCTGCTGACCATTGAACCTCCCAGCGATAGCTCTGCGGAGCTCAGCGACCGCTCGGACCGAGGGTCGGTCAAACGCCCGCCCGCGTACGAGCCTCATGGACGGGTCGTCACCTCATCGCAGGCGAGCCCGAAACACATCTCCCACGGGCCGCCACCTCGAGCCCCGCCCCGGGACGACGACGCACCTTTGCGACACCGCCACCGCCAGCTGGAAAGCCACCTGGTGATCAACGGCTCCGCAAACAGGCAGAGCAAATCGGAGTCTGATTTTTCTGACGGGGACAATGACAGCATCAATAGCACATCAAACTCAAATGACACTATAAACTGTAGCTCGGAGTCGTCGTCGAGGGACAGCCTACGAGAACAGACGCTGAGTAAACAGACGTACCACAAAGAGACTCGCAACAGCTGGGATTCACCCATTTTTAGTAACGATGTTATCCGTAAGAGGCACTACCGCATTGGCCTGAATCTTTTCAACAA gaaaccaGAAAAAGGAATTCAGTACCTGACCGAGCGAGGCTTCATCCCTGACACACCTGTCGGCGTCGCTCACTTCCTGCTGCAAAGGAAAGGCCTGAGCAGGCAGATGATTGGAGAATTTCTGGGAAATCGACAAAAACAGTTCAACAGGGACGTCTTAGA CTGTGTGGTAGATGAAATGGACTTTCAGAGCATGGAGCTGGATGAAGCCCTCAGGAAATTTCAGAACCACATCCGGGTCCAGGGTGAAGCCCAGAAGGTGGAGCGGCTCATTGAAGCCTTCAG CCAGCGTTACTGCATCTGTAACCCCACTGTGGTGCGCCAGTTCAGGAATCCTGACACTATCTTCATCCTTGCCTTTGCAATCATCCTCCTCAACACTGATATGTACAGCCCCAATGTCAAGCCAGAGAGGAAGATGAAGTTAGAGGACTTCATCAAAAACCTAAGAG GAGTGGATGATGGGGAGGACATACCCCGGGAGACTTTAGTCGGTATCTATGAGAGGATCCGTAAACGAGAACTCAAAACCAATGAAGACCACGTCTCACAGGTGCAGAAGGTTGAGAAGCTTATTGTGGGAAAGAAACCA ATTGGATCCCTCCATCATGGCCTTGGATGT GTTCTGTCGCTGCCACATCGCAGACTGGTGTGTTACTGTCGCCTGTTTGAAGTGCCAGATCCCAACAAGCTTCAGAAGCTTGGCCTGCATCAGCGGGAGATCTTCCTGTTCAATGACCTCCTTGTG GTCACCAAGATTTTCCAGAAAAAGAAGAACTCAGTGACGTACAGCTTCAGACAGTCCTTCTCTCTGTATGGGATGCAGGTCATGTTGTTTGAAAATCAGT ATTACCCAAATGGAATCAGACTTACATCAGCCATTCCAGGTGCAGATATTAAAGTTCTCATCAACTTTAATGCCCCGAACCCCCAGGATCGCAAGAAGTTCACAGACGACCTACGGGAGTCCATCGCTGAAGTCCAGGAAATGGAAAAGTACAGAATAGAGT ctgagctggagaagcagaAGGGGGTGGTGAGGCCCAGCATGTCCCAGAGCTCCGGCCTTAAGAAGGAGGCGGGCAATGGAAACCTAAACCGCGCCAGCCTGGATGACAGCTACGCCATGGGAGAGGGCCTGAAGAGGAGCGCCCTCAGCAGCTCTCTGAGAGATCTCTCTGAAGCAG GCAAGCGGGGGCGTCGCAGCAGTGCAGGATCACTAGACAGCAATATGGAA GGGTCCATCATTAGCAGCCCCCACTCACGTCGGAGAGCCTCCTCACCCCGCGAGGGTGCCCCGCGCAGCCATCCTCATCCTCCCGCCATCCCTAACTCGGCGTCGACCTCCATCCTTGGGTCGATATTTGGCAGCAAACGAGGAAAACCCTCATCTCAGAGCCACGCCCCTTTTCCTCCGCCGGGCCACCCCACCCTCATATCGCACAAACCCCACCCGACAAACCTGCACCACACGGCACAGGCCCAGCTCCACGGCCACCACTCCCAGTACTGTCCGGTCCCTCAGAACCCACCCCcgtaccaccaccaccaccactaccaCCCCCCACCGCACACGCATCACCACCAGCACCCCGCCTACAGCGCACACGCCCATCAGCACGCACATACGCAGCACGGCCACTACAGCCAGCATTCCCATCATGCCCCGCACTCCCAGCACGCCCCCCACCACCACAGTCAGCAGTCGGGTTCTGCGGCCCCTGGGGGACCCAAACCCAAACACAGTGGCATCAGCACCGTAGTGTGA
- the LOC114466710 gene encoding IQ motif and SEC7 domain-containing protein 1-like isoform X5: protein MWKFKAFCLDYWHVLCLHPHNNFYKSVEGDGRPNDSGPSLDGGASYAQGPVTHGAAISSDRFDSQLYSHGVQPGPQRPRRVKLQHSQSILRKQAEEEAIKRSRSLSESYELSADLQDKQVEMLERKYGGRFITRHAARTIQTAFRQYQMNKNFERLRSSMSENRMSRRIVLSNMRMQLSFEGPEKVHSSYFEGRQVSMTEDGTPISIVQSERGDLEAHPQANMATHSAPQADLTDAITELEDAFSRQVKSLAESIDDALNCRSLQGDEGPDPESIDCSELEGEIPYKVKSHRRAAGRRHDETMASYSDVTLFIDEEDMGPSIALSRSGEHPSSTESDLRLRSVNSSQEYWPIDPKDEGRDTDTSCRSTPSLECQEQRIRMDHLPLLTIEPPSDSSAELSDRSDRGSVKRPPAYEPHGRVVTSSQASPKHISHGPPPRAPPRDDDAPLRHRHRQLESHLVINGSANRQSKSESDFSDGDNDSINSTSNSNDTINCSSESSSRDSLREQTLSKQTYHKETRNSWDSPIFSNDVIRKRHYRIGLNLFNKKPEKGIQYLTERGFIPDTPVGVAHFLLQRKGLSRQMIGEFLGNRQKQFNRDVLDCVVDEMDFQSMELDEALRKFQNHIRVQGEAQKVERLIEAFSQRYCICNPTVVRQFRNPDTIFILAFAIILLNTDMYSPNVKPERKMKLEDFIKNLRGVDDGEDIPRETLVGIYERIRKRELKTNEDHVSQVQKVEKLIVGKKPIGSLHHGLGCVLSLPHRRLVCYCRLFEVPDPNKLQKLGLHQREIFLFNDLLVVTKIFQKKKNSVTYSFRQSFSLYGMQVMLFENQYYPNGIRLTSAIPGADIKVLINFNAPNPQDRKKFTDDLRESIAEVQEMEKYRIESELEKQKGVVRPSMSQSSGLKKEAGNGNLNRASLDDSYAMGEGLKRSALSSSLRDLSEAGKRGRRSSAGSLDSNMEGSIISSPHSRRRASSPREGAPRSHPHPPAIPNSASTSILGSIFGSKRGKPSSQSHAPFPPPGHPTLISHKPHPTNLHHTAQAQLHGHHSQYCPVPQNPPPYHHHHHYHPPPHTHHHQHPAYSAHAHQHAHTQHGHYSQHSHHAPHSQHAPHHHSQQSGSAAPGGPKPKHSGISTVV, encoded by the exons TGTTGAAGGGGATGGACGACCCAACGACAGTGGTCCTTCCCTGGATGGTGGAGCCAGCTACGCTCAGGGCCCAGTGACCCACGGAGCCGCCATCAGCTCCGACCGATTTGACAGCCAGCTTTACAGCCACGGAGTCCAACCCGGGCCCCAGAGACCCCGCCGGGTCAAGCTCCAGCACTCACAGTCCATCCTCCGTAAGCAGGCCGAGGAGGAGGCCATCAAGCGGTCCCGCTCGCTCTCTGAGAGCTATGAGCTCTCTGCTGACCTCCAGGATAAGCAG GTGGAGATGTTGGAGCGTAAATATGGTGGTCGATTCATAACCCGACATGCAGCTCGCACCATCCAGACTGCCTTCCGTCAGTATCAGATGAACAAGAACTTTGAACGCCTCAGGAGCTCCATGTCAGAGAACCGCATGTCCAGGCGCATCGTGCTCTCCAATATGAGGATGCAGCTCTCGTTCGAGGGTCCTGAAAAAGTGCACAGCTCGTACTTTGAAGGCAGGCAGGTCTCCATGACAGAGGATGGCACTCCCATCTCCATAGTGCAGTCTGAGCGTGGAGATCTGGAGGCGCATCCTCAGGCTAACATGGCCACTCACTCGGCGCCGCAGGCTGACCTGACAGATGCCATTACGGAGCTGGAGGATGCTTTTTCACGGCAGGTTAAATCTCTTGCCGAGTCAATAGATGATGCACTGAACTGTCGCAGTCTTCAGGGGGACGAGGGTCCTGACCCGGAGTCCATTGACTGCTCGGAGTTGGAGGGAGAGATTCCGTATAAGGTGAAATCTCACCGTAGAGCAGCTGGGCGAAGGCATGACGAAACGATGGCGTCCTATAGTGATGTTACGCTTTTCATCGATGAGGAGGACATGGGTCCTTCGATTGCTCTGTCCAGGTCAGGAGAGCATCCCTCCAGCACAGAATCAGACTTGCGGCTGCGGTCGGTCAACTCTTCCCAGGAGTACTGGCCCATTGACCCCAAAGATGAGGGTCGAGACACGGACACGAGCTGTCGCAGCACTCCCTCTCTGGAGTGCCAAGAGCAGCGGATTAGAATGGACCACCTTCCTCTGCTGACCATTGAACCTCCCAGCGATAGCTCTGCGGAGCTCAGCGACCGCTCGGACCGAGGGTCGGTCAAACGCCCGCCCGCGTACGAGCCTCATGGACGGGTCGTCACCTCATCGCAGGCGAGCCCGAAACACATCTCCCACGGGCCGCCACCTCGAGCCCCGCCCCGGGACGACGACGCACCTTTGCGACACCGCCACCGCCAGCTGGAAAGCCACCTGGTGATCAACGGCTCCGCAAACAGGCAGAGCAAATCGGAGTCTGATTTTTCTGACGGGGACAATGACAGCATCAATAGCACATCAAACTCAAATGACACTATAAACTGTAGCTCGGAGTCGTCGTCGAGGGACAGCCTACGAGAACAGACGCTGAGTAAACAGACGTACCACAAAGAGACTCGCAACAGCTGGGATTCACCCATTTTTAGTAACGATGTTATCCGTAAGAGGCACTACCGCATTGGCCTGAATCTTTTCAACAA gaaaccaGAAAAAGGAATTCAGTACCTGACCGAGCGAGGCTTCATCCCTGACACACCTGTCGGCGTCGCTCACTTCCTGCTGCAAAGGAAAGGCCTGAGCAGGCAGATGATTGGAGAATTTCTGGGAAATCGACAAAAACAGTTCAACAGGGACGTCTTAGA CTGTGTGGTAGATGAAATGGACTTTCAGAGCATGGAGCTGGATGAAGCCCTCAGGAAATTTCAGAACCACATCCGGGTCCAGGGTGAAGCCCAGAAGGTGGAGCGGCTCATTGAAGCCTTCAG CCAGCGTTACTGCATCTGTAACCCCACTGTGGTGCGCCAGTTCAGGAATCCTGACACTATCTTCATCCTTGCCTTTGCAATCATCCTCCTCAACACTGATATGTACAGCCCCAATGTCAAGCCAGAGAGGAAGATGAAGTTAGAGGACTTCATCAAAAACCTAAGAG GAGTGGATGATGGGGAGGACATACCCCGGGAGACTTTAGTCGGTATCTATGAGAGGATCCGTAAACGAGAACTCAAAACCAATGAAGACCACGTCTCACAGGTGCAGAAGGTTGAGAAGCTTATTGTGGGAAAGAAACCA ATTGGATCCCTCCATCATGGCCTTGGATGT GTTCTGTCGCTGCCACATCGCAGACTGGTGTGTTACTGTCGCCTGTTTGAAGTGCCAGATCCCAACAAGCTTCAGAAGCTTGGCCTGCATCAGCGGGAGATCTTCCTGTTCAATGACCTCCTTGTG GTCACCAAGATTTTCCAGAAAAAGAAGAACTCAGTGACGTACAGCTTCAGACAGTCCTTCTCTCTGTATGGGATGCAGGTCATGTTGTTTGAAAATCAGT ATTACCCAAATGGAATCAGACTTACATCAGCCATTCCAGGTGCAGATATTAAAGTTCTCATCAACTTTAATGCCCCGAACCCCCAGGATCGCAAGAAGTTCACAGACGACCTACGGGAGTCCATCGCTGAAGTCCAGGAAATGGAAAAGTACAGAATAGAGT ctgagctggagaagcagaAGGGGGTGGTGAGGCCCAGCATGTCCCAGAGCTCCGGCCTTAAGAAGGAGGCGGGCAATGGAAACCTAAACCGCGCCAGCCTGGATGACAGCTACGCCATGGGAGAGGGCCTGAAGAGGAGCGCCCTCAGCAGCTCTCTGAGAGATCTCTCTGAAGCAG GCAAGCGGGGGCGTCGCAGCAGTGCAGGATCACTAGACAGCAATATGGAA GGGTCCATCATTAGCAGCCCCCACTCACGTCGGAGAGCCTCCTCACCCCGCGAGGGTGCCCCGCGCAGCCATCCTCATCCTCCCGCCATCCCTAACTCGGCGTCGACCTCCATCCTTGGGTCGATATTTGGCAGCAAACGAGGAAAACCCTCATCTCAGAGCCACGCCCCTTTTCCTCCGCCGGGCCACCCCACCCTCATATCGCACAAACCCCACCCGACAAACCTGCACCACACGGCACAGGCCCAGCTCCACGGCCACCACTCCCAGTACTGTCCGGTCCCTCAGAACCCACCCCcgtaccaccaccaccaccactaccaCCCCCCACCGCACACGCATCACCACCAGCACCCCGCCTACAGCGCACACGCCCATCAGCACGCACATACGCAGCACGGCCACTACAGCCAGCATTCCCATCATGCCCCGCACTCCCAGCACGCCCCCCACCACCACAGTCAGCAGTCGGGTTCTGCGGCCCCTGGGGGACCCAAACCCAAACACAGTGGCATCAGCACCGTAGTGTGA
- the LOC114466710 gene encoding IQ motif and SEC7 domain-containing protein 1-like isoform X7, whose translation MSDASGDVTAMWKYCISSRTISVEGDGRPNDSGPSLDGGASYAQGPVTHGAAISSDRFDSQLYSHGVQPGPQRPRRVKLQHSQSILRKQAEEEAIKRSRSLSESYELSADLQDKQVEMLERKYGGRFITRHAARTIQTAFRQYQMNKNFERLRSSMSENRMSRRIVLSNMRMQLSFEGPEKVHSSYFEGRQVSMTEDGTPISIVQSERGDLEAHPQANMATHSAPQADLTDAITELEDAFSRQVKSLAESIDDALNCRSLQGDEGPDPESIDCSELEGEIPYKVKSHRRAAGRRHDETMASYSDVTLFIDEEDMGPSIALSRSGEHPSSTESDLRLRSVNSSQEYWPIDPKDEGRDTDTSCRSTPSLECQEQRIRMDHLPLLTIEPPSDSSAELSDRSDRGSVKRPPAYEPHGRVVTSSQASPKHISHGPPPRAPPRDDDAPLRHRHRQLESHLVINGSANRQSKSESDFSDGDNDSINSTSNSNDTINCSSESSSRDSLREQTLSKQTYHKETRNSWDSPIFSNDVIRKRHYRIGLNLFNKKPEKGIQYLTERGFIPDTPVGVAHFLLQRKGLSRQMIGEFLGNRQKQFNRDVLDCVVDEMDFQSMELDEALRKFQNHIRVQGEAQKVERLIEAFSQRYCICNPTVVRQFRNPDTIFILAFAIILLNTDMYSPNVKPERKMKLEDFIKNLRGVDDGEDIPRETLVGIYERIRKRELKTNEDHVSQVQKVEKLIVGKKPIGSLHHGLGCVLSLPHRRLVCYCRLFEVPDPNKLQKLGLHQREIFLFNDLLVVTKIFQKKKNSVTYSFRQSFSLYGMQVMLFENQYYPNGIRLTSAIPGADIKVLINFNAPNPQDRKKFTDDLRESIAEVQEMEKYRIESELEKQKGVVRPSMSQSSGLKKEAGNGNLNRASLDDSYAMGEGLKRSALSSSLRDLSEAGKRGRRSSAGSLDSNMEGSIISSPHSRRRASSPREGAPRSHPHPPAIPNSASTSILGSIFGSKRGKPSSQSHAPFPPPGHPTLISHKPHPTNLHHTAQAQLHGHHSQYCPVPQNPPPYHHHHHYHPPPHTHHHQHPAYSAHAHQHAHTQHGHYSQHSHHAPHSQHAPHHHSQQSGSAAPGGPKPKHSGISTVV comes from the exons TGTTGAAGGGGATGGACGACCCAACGACAGTGGTCCTTCCCTGGATGGTGGAGCCAGCTACGCTCAGGGCCCAGTGACCCACGGAGCCGCCATCAGCTCCGACCGATTTGACAGCCAGCTTTACAGCCACGGAGTCCAACCCGGGCCCCAGAGACCCCGCCGGGTCAAGCTCCAGCACTCACAGTCCATCCTCCGTAAGCAGGCCGAGGAGGAGGCCATCAAGCGGTCCCGCTCGCTCTCTGAGAGCTATGAGCTCTCTGCTGACCTCCAGGATAAGCAG GTGGAGATGTTGGAGCGTAAATATGGTGGTCGATTCATAACCCGACATGCAGCTCGCACCATCCAGACTGCCTTCCGTCAGTATCAGATGAACAAGAACTTTGAACGCCTCAGGAGCTCCATGTCAGAGAACCGCATGTCCAGGCGCATCGTGCTCTCCAATATGAGGATGCAGCTCTCGTTCGAGGGTCCTGAAAAAGTGCACAGCTCGTACTTTGAAGGCAGGCAGGTCTCCATGACAGAGGATGGCACTCCCATCTCCATAGTGCAGTCTGAGCGTGGAGATCTGGAGGCGCATCCTCAGGCTAACATGGCCACTCACTCGGCGCCGCAGGCTGACCTGACAGATGCCATTACGGAGCTGGAGGATGCTTTTTCACGGCAGGTTAAATCTCTTGCCGAGTCAATAGATGATGCACTGAACTGTCGCAGTCTTCAGGGGGACGAGGGTCCTGACCCGGAGTCCATTGACTGCTCGGAGTTGGAGGGAGAGATTCCGTATAAGGTGAAATCTCACCGTAGAGCAGCTGGGCGAAGGCATGACGAAACGATGGCGTCCTATAGTGATGTTACGCTTTTCATCGATGAGGAGGACATGGGTCCTTCGATTGCTCTGTCCAGGTCAGGAGAGCATCCCTCCAGCACAGAATCAGACTTGCGGCTGCGGTCGGTCAACTCTTCCCAGGAGTACTGGCCCATTGACCCCAAAGATGAGGGTCGAGACACGGACACGAGCTGTCGCAGCACTCCCTCTCTGGAGTGCCAAGAGCAGCGGATTAGAATGGACCACCTTCCTCTGCTGACCATTGAACCTCCCAGCGATAGCTCTGCGGAGCTCAGCGACCGCTCGGACCGAGGGTCGGTCAAACGCCCGCCCGCGTACGAGCCTCATGGACGGGTCGTCACCTCATCGCAGGCGAGCCCGAAACACATCTCCCACGGGCCGCCACCTCGAGCCCCGCCCCGGGACGACGACGCACCTTTGCGACACCGCCACCGCCAGCTGGAAAGCCACCTGGTGATCAACGGCTCCGCAAACAGGCAGAGCAAATCGGAGTCTGATTTTTCTGACGGGGACAATGACAGCATCAATAGCACATCAAACTCAAATGACACTATAAACTGTAGCTCGGAGTCGTCGTCGAGGGACAGCCTACGAGAACAGACGCTGAGTAAACAGACGTACCACAAAGAGACTCGCAACAGCTGGGATTCACCCATTTTTAGTAACGATGTTATCCGTAAGAGGCACTACCGCATTGGCCTGAATCTTTTCAACAA gaaaccaGAAAAAGGAATTCAGTACCTGACCGAGCGAGGCTTCATCCCTGACACACCTGTCGGCGTCGCTCACTTCCTGCTGCAAAGGAAAGGCCTGAGCAGGCAGATGATTGGAGAATTTCTGGGAAATCGACAAAAACAGTTCAACAGGGACGTCTTAGA CTGTGTGGTAGATGAAATGGACTTTCAGAGCATGGAGCTGGATGAAGCCCTCAGGAAATTTCAGAACCACATCCGGGTCCAGGGTGAAGCCCAGAAGGTGGAGCGGCTCATTGAAGCCTTCAG CCAGCGTTACTGCATCTGTAACCCCACTGTGGTGCGCCAGTTCAGGAATCCTGACACTATCTTCATCCTTGCCTTTGCAATCATCCTCCTCAACACTGATATGTACAGCCCCAATGTCAAGCCAGAGAGGAAGATGAAGTTAGAGGACTTCATCAAAAACCTAAGAG GAGTGGATGATGGGGAGGACATACCCCGGGAGACTTTAGTCGGTATCTATGAGAGGATCCGTAAACGAGAACTCAAAACCAATGAAGACCACGTCTCACAGGTGCAGAAGGTTGAGAAGCTTATTGTGGGAAAGAAACCA ATTGGATCCCTCCATCATGGCCTTGGATGT GTTCTGTCGCTGCCACATCGCAGACTGGTGTGTTACTGTCGCCTGTTTGAAGTGCCAGATCCCAACAAGCTTCAGAAGCTTGGCCTGCATCAGCGGGAGATCTTCCTGTTCAATGACCTCCTTGTG GTCACCAAGATTTTCCAGAAAAAGAAGAACTCAGTGACGTACAGCTTCAGACAGTCCTTCTCTCTGTATGGGATGCAGGTCATGTTGTTTGAAAATCAGT ATTACCCAAATGGAATCAGACTTACATCAGCCATTCCAGGTGCAGATATTAAAGTTCTCATCAACTTTAATGCCCCGAACCCCCAGGATCGCAAGAAGTTCACAGACGACCTACGGGAGTCCATCGCTGAAGTCCAGGAAATGGAAAAGTACAGAATAGAGT ctgagctggagaagcagaAGGGGGTGGTGAGGCCCAGCATGTCCCAGAGCTCCGGCCTTAAGAAGGAGGCGGGCAATGGAAACCTAAACCGCGCCAGCCTGGATGACAGCTACGCCATGGGAGAGGGCCTGAAGAGGAGCGCCCTCAGCAGCTCTCTGAGAGATCTCTCTGAAGCAG GCAAGCGGGGGCGTCGCAGCAGTGCAGGATCACTAGACAGCAATATGGAA GGGTCCATCATTAGCAGCCCCCACTCACGTCGGAGAGCCTCCTCACCCCGCGAGGGTGCCCCGCGCAGCCATCCTCATCCTCCCGCCATCCCTAACTCGGCGTCGACCTCCATCCTTGGGTCGATATTTGGCAGCAAACGAGGAAAACCCTCATCTCAGAGCCACGCCCCTTTTCCTCCGCCGGGCCACCCCACCCTCATATCGCACAAACCCCACCCGACAAACCTGCACCACACGGCACAGGCCCAGCTCCACGGCCACCACTCCCAGTACTGTCCGGTCCCTCAGAACCCACCCCcgtaccaccaccaccaccactaccaCCCCCCACCGCACACGCATCACCACCAGCACCCCGCCTACAGCGCACACGCCCATCAGCACGCACATACGCAGCACGGCCACTACAGCCAGCATTCCCATCATGCCCCGCACTCCCAGCACGCCCCCCACCACCACAGTCAGCAGTCGGGTTCTGCGGCCCCTGGGGGACCCAAACCCAAACACAGTGGCATCAGCACCGTAGTGTGA